In the genome of Microcoleus vaginatus PCC 9802, the window TGGGTAGCGAGCTCTTAAACTCCCAGTGACATGATCCAAATATATTATTCCGATGCCACCGGAAACGATATTACGCCAGAAAACAATTTTTACATTATCTATGTGGTAAGCTGCGAACTGCACACCTTACATACAAAGTTGGTGCGTCAGTCTCGATCGAGTCAGGTGGATTGCTGGGTCAATAGTCGCATTTGGTTTGACTGTACACCCGGCCTGGGCGATGATCGCAGGGGATGGCCACAGTATGGTGAGTGTGTAACGAAAGTTGATAATCAAACCCAAAGTTTATTGCCCTTACCTCGATCTTGCTATCGCTTTTGTGCCACAATCCGGATCGAATCGTACTTGTTTTCATCAGCAGCAAAAATTGTTTTCAGCAGTAGCTTCCAAGCTTGGACTTGACTGTTTTCTTTGCGCTTTACTATCTGATGAGATGCAATGGAATCGAACACACTGAAAATTTTTCTTTCATCATTGATCCAAGTGTTGTCAAATTGGCGATAGTAGCCATTAAACTGGGTAGAAATTACCTCAAATCCTACTTTTTCACAGATAGCGCGCAAGCTCTGCGGTGTGAAGAAATACAAATGCCTTGGTACATCTAGATGCATCCATGCAATCCCTGATGACTTCAGCCCAATACAAGAGTTATTTGGTACTTCCATCACCACTTTGCCGCCATCCACGAGCAACTGCATGGCATTGCGGAGTGCAAGTAAAGGATCTCTGGTATGTTCGAGTACGTGGTTCATCACAATTATGTCGTACTGTCTAGACTCGACTTCTGGGGGCAAAGATTCAGCAGTACCATAAAATACATTAAGACCTCGCTGCTGAGCCAAAACTAAAGCTTGTCGATCGGGTTCTACGCCCCAGACTTTGTGACCCTCTGCTTGCAGTTCTTGCAGCAGGTGCCCGTTGGCGCAACCAATTTCTAAGATCGAAGAGGAAGCAGTCCCGAACTGTTGCTTCCACCATTTACTTGTGACATCTACTCCGCGATCGAAACGCCAAGCTAGATGGGTACGCAATTTATCGAAGAAGGAAATAGAAGAGGCAGATACGAAGCCTGTAAAGTCTATATGATGAGTATAATACTCATCAATGTCGTAGAAGCTGGCGATTTTGTTGAGTTCGGGTAGAGGATGAATGCATCCAAGTTGTGACTTTTCGCACCAGTACAATTGAAATGACTCTTTGTTTCGAGGTCTGCGCCAATCACCGGGTATGAATAGCCACGGTTTCATACTCTCTGCCGATATCGGGCAGACGACGGTAGGGCTTAAGCACGTTTGACTTTGCATTTTAGTTTTCCTTACTTAGGAACTTGATGTATTAATAACCACTCCTGTTAGAGCAATCCGGGACGTTATGTACCCGTGATAATTGCGGACTCCTAAACACAGTAGATGAATGCCTAAAACTTATGAAGTTTTGGGAATACAATTGCTGAGGCGTGCTTTTCAAGTAACATCGAATTTAAGCTAACGCATATAACTGGCTTTGTCACTTTTGATTAAAAACTACACCTTCCGCGAGCGGGCGGTGAGTAAGTTTTTCTGTTGTCAATAACTCAGCAATAATTCAAGTCTATATTAAGTTATAAACAAGGTAGGTTTCTCGGCTATGATACTAATAAAAGCATTTGTGCATCCACCTAAATAATGAAGCAGTTGATTTAACAAGATTTAAACTAAAACGCCTGTTAGTTTTGCCTGTTCCGGTGGAAAGGAAAATGAGTTGGTCGCTCAATGGTTTAGAGTTGCTGTGGGAGCGGGTGGTTGCCAAGAAAATGTAACCTGTTAAAGGAGACTTGAGAACCTATGGAAGAAGTGCGATCGCCCAGTCGAGTTTGATGCTATTAAGTGTGAAAAAAACATCTAAATCTAATGGCGATCGCTCCGCTCAACCATTGCCTTTACAAGACCTCCGATTTCCGTGGCTACCTTAATGAAACCTGTCTCAATCATAAGCCGAAGCATTCTTAAGGCAGTTGACTGTACGCCAAAACCATATGTGGAGCATCAGATACTTGAGTTTCGATGACTTGACTAGGCCGTGTTGAGTAGGCAATAGCCTGCATATGTTTTACGCGAGCTTGAAAAGTCTTCTCAAATGTGTGCTGTTGAGCAAACTTCAGCGACTTGAACGACATCGATTTAATTTCTTCCCGGTTTTGGCTGAGTTCGGCAATTTTCTTCGCCATCTGTTTAGGCTGATTCATTGGCACCACCCATCCTGCCTCCGACATTTCTGCAATTCCCTGGAATGCTTCGTTAGCATATCCAACAATCGGCACGCCACCAGCCATAGTTTCTATGTAAGTACAAGAAGGATCGCCCTGCCGATGACAGCAAACAAACAAATCAATATTGTTCTTCACAAAGGGGAAAAACTCTGTTTTAAAGTCAGGCACTCCGAGCATTTTCACGCAATCATTAAGTTGATTTGCAGCTATTTGCTGGTGCATCATCTCTTCTAAGTCACCAATACCACTGATGAACATTTCAAATTTCACCTTCAGTTGTTTGAGTTCTTTAGCGACCTCAAGTAAATGATCCGCTCCTTTCATCTTAATTAGGCGACCTGAGAATACTAGCCGCAGAGGCATATCTTGAGAGCGGTTTTCAGTGCGCCGTTCAATGTCAGCTTCTGTTGCTAACATATCCTCTCTAATCCGCGTGTCCAAGAACAACTGTGGGTTTCGATTGAGATGCTTGTATTCTTGGTAGGTAGGAGTGCCGTTGCACTGCAATCCGTCTGCCATTGCGATCGCCTTGCGCTGCTTATATTCCTGACTGTAGGTCCAGATGATTCTCCGCAAGCGGATCAAGGGATTGCTCGTACTCACATTCACGATCTGTTTGCGAGTTTTCAGACTGTATTCGGAAACGTAAATACACGGTACTCCCGCTATTTTACACACTTGACTGATATGGTTCTGTCTGTATTCCGGGGCTGCCAATACCAGGGCACTCTGATGCTGATGTAGTAAAGCTGGGGTGATTTGATCAAAAGAAATTATTTCCAGTTTGAATGGCAATTCATCAAGTTTGAATATTTTTGCATCCATCTGGTCGTTGTCTTCTTTCGTTTCTTCCATCATCACAGTAATTGAACCAGACCAATAGGTGGCTAACTCACCAACTGCTTCTATTAACTTCCGGGTCAGTAAAACTTCACTGTTTGGCAAAAACTTGGCTTTTAGTGGCTGTACGATTGTCAGATTGTTGTTAGTAAGCATAGGTTAGGTGCTCCCTGATTTTAAGTTTTTACTGTTGATGCGGTAGTGAATCTTTGCTGTAGGCAAGGGCTGTTGATCGATATAACCGACATCGACCGAATTTAAATTTCCCCGCCTGATACGAGAAGCATTTCAGACTCTGTTGCGGAGATATCTCATACTTAAGATGGAGCCCGCAATTGGATTAGACCTTTATTATTTAAGGTGGGGTCTGTTTGATATTTCGCAATCATCTGCGATCTCCGTATAAGTGTCAATAACCTTTTCCCAGCTTTACTCAATCTTTATAATTGAGCGGTCAATTATAAAGAAGAGCGCAATTTTAGGGTTAGTTTGGTTAAAACAAGGGCTGTTATAAGTATTTCTACTTAAGTAAAACCCTCTAACTGCTTCTAGCTAGCAAGACTGAGCGCGAGTTGCGAATACGGCGAGGCAAATGCTTTAAGTAAGTCGGCGCGAAAAAACGCTCCTATGTAAACGAGGGCCAAGTCTCCAAGTGATCTCTACTGGCTGACTTAAACCTGTTTACAGAGTGTTACATTATGCGGTTTAATCCGGCGTCCCTACTTAAACCATAGACTTATAACAAATTTATTAAAACTTTACATAAATACATATTGTGTAACATACAAATTATATTTCTTTACAATTAACAAGGCAAAGGAGAAGGAGTAAAAAAAAAGAAATTTTACCCCTTCTCTCTTCGCTAATGCGAAGCCTTGATGCTGAACTTTTCTTTAATAAACCGGATATAAAGGTGCTTGAAAGCCGACTTCACCACTCGGGGCATACCAAAGTCAATTGGCATCATGCTTTCCGGCAACTTCCAATCCAAAACCTTGAGAGTTTCCGGCTGCAAAAGCGGAAAATCAATCGCCTCTAAATTCGAGCAAAGTCCCAATCTCATCGCCGCAGCTACAGTGGGAACCGTCGCCGGATCAGCATTAATAATTTCAACTAAAGTTCTGTCCAAAGCAAACACATCATCAGACGCGGCCAATATTCCCAAAAACTTAGGTTCGCCGCCGCTTGGCCCGTTACCTTCGTGACCGATAATGCCATCCAAAATCGTCAAATTTGGGTTAATTGCCCGGGCAGTTTCTACCAGCATTTCACCGAATCTGGCGCTATCTTTGCCAGCTTCCATGTGCCACCAAGCCTTCATTTTCCCGGGGACGCAGCCAAACAAATTTTTCACGCCCATTGTCACGGTTAATTGAACGTGAGATTTGAGTTTGGGCAAATTAATCACTACATCCGCTTCCATTGCTTCTTTGCAAATTCGCAGATGATTGAAATCTTCGCTGACAGTTTCGTAGCGTTTTCCTTGAAACTCAACTATTGGCAAATTCAGTTCTTCCAACAGGGGCAAATAACCGTTGGCTTTGGCTACACCCATTGCGCTGCCAAAAGCTGGACTATCACCTAAAAACGGTTTTCCTCCCGCTTCTATAACCATTTTGGCCACACAGTAAACCAATTCAGGGCGGGTGACACATTCTTTTGTAGGGCGAGAACCTGTCAGGAGATTGGGTTTGAGTAAAACCCGATCGCCCGATTTGACAAAAGCCGAGATTCCGCCCAAGGGTGCGAGCAAACTTTCTAAAGATGTTTGCAAGATTTGGCGATCGTATGAATTGGCACGAATTAAACTAACAGCCGACATAATGGGTAATTGGTAATTGGTAATCGGTAATTGATAATTGGTAATTAGTAATTGGTAATTGGTAATTTTTCCTCGCTATAAATTGTCAGCGATTATCCTTACCCATTACCCATTACCTCTAACTAGCAACTCGGTTTAAGTATCCATCGGCAATCTGCCAACGGCCGCCCGCTGCATGGTACTAACTCGCAGCGAGTTAGAGAATATTCCTTGACCTTGAAGTGCCGGGATAGCAGGTTTTACTTCTACTTTTACTATCCGGGCAGTACAGATAAAAACTGTTTGATCGGCTAAATGGAAAGTCAACCAAGGTTGACTTAACAAAGTCAGCACTTCCTCTTGGAATTCTTGTGCAGGCATCGGAATAGTAAAGGTTTCTGCGTGACCTTCCACATAATGAAATGTCACTTGAGTTGTGTTCTCTTTATCTTGAGTTAATTTGCCAAAAGAACCGGCGCGCATGAATGTTGCTCCCAAACTTTAGACTATAAAAAAAATTCAGAATTAAATGTAAAAAAATTAAATTCTGAATTCTTTAACTTTAACCTGTGACAGCACTTAGGCAGAACTCAGAAGGCAGAAGGCAGAATTAAATCGAGTTCAGCCTTCTAGTGTCTAGCTGATACCTGCGAGATCCTAAACGTTAGCAGAAGATGCCGGCATCGCACTCATTTTCTCTAAATCTAGAACTTTTGCCAAGTCTTCTGCACTCATTAAACCCCGTTCTAGCACAATTTGCCGCAAAGATTTGCCTGTTTCTAGAGATTCTTTGGCGACGGCGGCGGCGTTGAGATAGCCGATGTGAGTGTTGAGGGCGGTAACGAGGGCGAGACTGCCTTCTGCGTAAGCGAGACACCGATCGCCCTTAGCTTCAATTTTGGCGAGGCATTGGGTAGTCAAAGCACTGATGGTATTGCCTAAAATTTCGATGCTGTGAATGAGATTGTAGGCAATCAGGGGCATCATCACGTTCAATTCTAATTGTCCCGCTTGGGCAGCAAGGGCGATCGCGCTATCGTAACCCATAACTTGAAAACAAACCATCGATGTCATTTCTGCCATCACAGGATTGTATTTTCCCGGCATAATTGACGAACCAGGTTGCACAGGAGGCAGTTGAATTTCTTTCAAGCCCGTTTTCGGCCCGGAGTCCATCAAACGCAAGTCGTGGGACATTTTAACGCAATCCTGAGCGAGATTTCGCAGTGCGCCGGACACATTTACAAACGGTGCCATACTCTGCATAGCTGCCATTAAATGCTTTGCTGGTTTTAGGGGGTGGTCGATTAATTCTGAGAGAATTTCAGCAACTTTTTGACAGTATTCAGGGTGAGTATTTAACCCGGTTCCGGCCGCACTTCCCCCCAATCCCAGGGATGTCAAATCATCGGAGGCCCTGTCAATTCTCAAAGTATGTTCTCTGAGAATTTGCGCCCAAGCGCCGAAGGTGTCGCCGAGTCGAACCGGCACAGCATCTTGCATATGAGTGCGGCCGGATTTTACAATATCTTTGAATTCTTCTGCTTTGTTTTCTAAGGCGACTACGGCATCTGACAAAGCCGGAAAAAGAGTTTTTTCTAACGCCAACAATCCGCCGATCCGAATTGCCGTTGGAATCACATCATTTGTCGATTGACCGTAGTTTACGTGGTCGTTAGGACTGACGCGCTTGTAGTTGCCTTTTTCATCGCCCATAATTTCCAAAGCGCGATTGGAAAGAACTTCATTAACGTTCATGTGGTGAGAAGTTCCGGCGCCGGCTTGGTAGACATCAACTACAAATTGATCGCGCAAGTTGCCAGCTAGGATTTCATCTGCTGCTTGGACAATTGCTTGACTGATGTCTTGGGGAATGCAGCCGAGTTCGCCATTGGCGATCGCCGTTGCCTTCTTAATTAAAACACAAGCATCAACGTATGTTGATAAAGGCTTAATGCCGCTAATCGGGAAATTTTCAACTGCGCGCAGGGTTTGGATGCCGTAGTAGACATTAGATGGGATTTGTTTGTCTCCCATCGAGTCGCTTTCAGTGCGATAGGTTGCGGTTGGCTTTTGAGTCATATCGTCTGGTTTGTGATTATTAGGAATTGTGCAAACAGAACTTACGCACAGTTGGTCAAAAACCGGGTTTATTGTCGGGGAATCTGTTTGAAAGCATAGTTTTTTGTCAAGAAACCCGGTTTCTGAAGGTTTTTGTGTGTCGTGGACTGGCAATTTTTTTGGTAACACGGCTGACGGGCGATCTTACTTTTCTGCGCCCGCAGGCAACTTTACAGTAATGCGTAAGTCCCGATCGTACAAAATTATCCCACATATTAGGCTTCAATCTAAAATCTCAAAGCTGAAATCGATTGACAGTTTGCAAAAGCTAAAATTAGTCTATCGGTAAGAGCGATCGCACGCAGACAAGGCGAGTCAGCTATAATCATACAAGTAAATCCATTTCACAAGAGTGTTAAACTCCCATGAACAAACCAGCAAAAACTTTCAAACACCCGCTAAATATTTTGATAATCGGCTTAAGCGCCTCTG includes:
- a CDS encoding DUF362 domain-containing protein, which translates into the protein MSAVSLIRANSYDRQILQTSLESLLAPLGGISAFVKSGDRVLLKPNLLTGSRPTKECVTRPELVYCVAKMVIEAGGKPFLGDSPAFGSAMGVAKANGYLPLLEELNLPIVEFQGKRYETVSEDFNHLRICKEAMEADVVINLPKLKSHVQLTVTMGVKNLFGCVPGKMKAWWHMEAGKDSARFGEMLVETARAINPNLTILDGIIGHEGNGPSGGEPKFLGILAASDDVFALDRTLVEIINADPATVPTVAAAMRLGLCSNLEAIDFPLLQPETLKVLDWKLPESMMPIDFGMPRVVKSAFKHLYIRFIKEKFSIKASH
- a CDS encoding glycosyltransferase translates to MLTNNNLTIVQPLKAKFLPNSEVLLTRKLIEAVGELATYWSGSITVMMEETKEDNDQMDAKIFKLDELPFKLEIISFDQITPALLHQHQSALVLAAPEYRQNHISQVCKIAGVPCIYVSEYSLKTRKQIVNVSTSNPLIRLRRIIWTYSQEYKQRKAIAMADGLQCNGTPTYQEYKHLNRNPQLFLDTRIREDMLATEADIERRTENRSQDMPLRLVFSGRLIKMKGADHLLEVAKELKQLKVKFEMFISGIGDLEEMMHQQIAANQLNDCVKMLGVPDFKTEFFPFVKNNIDLFVCCHRQGDPSCTYIETMAGGVPIVGYANEAFQGIAEMSEAGWVVPMNQPKQMAKKIAELSQNREEIKSMSFKSLKFAQQHTFEKTFQARVKHMQAIAYSTRPSQVIETQVSDAPHMVLAYSQLP
- a CDS encoding class I SAM-dependent methyltransferase, which translates into the protein MQSQTCLSPTVVCPISAESMKPWLFIPGDWRRPRNKESFQLYWCEKSQLGCIHPLPELNKIASFYDIDEYYTHHIDFTGFVSASSISFFDKLRTHLAWRFDRGVDVTSKWWKQQFGTASSSILEIGCANGHLLQELQAEGHKVWGVEPDRQALVLAQQRGLNVFYGTAESLPPEVESRQYDIIVMNHVLEHTRDPLLALRNAMQLLVDGGKVVMEVPNNSCIGLKSSGIAWMHLDVPRHLYFFTPQSLRAICEKVGFEVISTQFNGYYRQFDNTWINDERKIFSVFDSIASHQIVKRKENSQVQAWKLLLKTIFAADENKYDSIRIVAQKR
- a CDS encoding aspartate ammonia-lyase → MTQKPTATYRTESDSMGDKQIPSNVYYGIQTLRAVENFPISGIKPLSTYVDACVLIKKATAIANGELGCIPQDISQAIVQAADEILAGNLRDQFVVDVYQAGAGTSHHMNVNEVLSNRALEIMGDEKGNYKRVSPNDHVNYGQSTNDVIPTAIRIGGLLALEKTLFPALSDAVVALENKAEEFKDIVKSGRTHMQDAVPVRLGDTFGAWAQILREHTLRIDRASDDLTSLGLGGSAAGTGLNTHPEYCQKVAEILSELIDHPLKPAKHLMAAMQSMAPFVNVSGALRNLAQDCVKMSHDLRLMDSGPKTGLKEIQLPPVQPGSSIMPGKYNPVMAEMTSMVCFQVMGYDSAIALAAQAGQLELNVMMPLIAYNLIHSIEILGNTISALTTQCLAKIEAKGDRCLAYAEGSLALVTALNTHIGYLNAAAVAKESLETGKSLRQIVLERGLMSAEDLAKVLDLEKMSAMPASSANV